The Knoellia sp. S7-12 region GGTTTCAGGTGACACCACCACACGTGGGCCTTGAGTTTGTCACTCGGTGGGTGGCTCGATTCCAAGCACGCGACGGTCCTCGTCGTCCAGTTGGTTGAATCCGAAATCCTCGGCCCACAAGTCAAGGTTTGCCACCTCCTCCTCCCATACGGGGAATCCTCCGATTAAGTCATCGACTCCGCAAATAAGGCGTGGCCATTCCGGCACTGGCCTCGCCTTCGCCGTGCCCTACGTCGGTGCCGTCGTGCGCATGAAGGACGTGCCGTAGGCAATCTCGCGGTGCCAACGCACCTCGGAGTAGTGGTCCTTGGTCGGCTCTCAGCCGATCAGTGGTCCCTTGAAGGAGGGGTTGCCGCGGTCGTCATACGACTTCTTCTCCCGGCCACAGTGGGAGCACAGGTCGTACCCGCCGCCGGGCCCGCTCATCTCCCGGTTGATGTGGTGCTCCCAGTGGTGGTAGCCGACCAGACACAGGACACGGCGCATGCTGCACCTCCATTGTGAGAAGTCTGTCCATCATCCGCCTCCGCCTGACGACGGGGAATCCTCCGATTAAGTCATCGACTCCGCAAATAAGGCGTGGCCCTTCCGGCACTGGCCTCGCCTTCGCCGTGCCCTACGTCGGTGCCGTTGTGCGGATCAAGGACGTGACCTGAGCCCTAGGGCGTTCCGGTGCACACGCGTGCCGAGTTGCAGGTAGCGTCCCGGTGAAGGTGTGGACTTGTCAGAATGAGGGGGGACCATCGAGTGGAGAAGTCTGCTGCGATTCGGTTGACCGAACCGCCCTACACGTGGGAAGGGTTCTGAGCAGCCGCTCAACGCTTCGCCCGCTCAGCGATGCAGAACTACACGCCCCGGGAAGCGCTTGTTTTTCTTGCATGCCGGGGCAGCCGTTGAACTTGGCATCAAGGCGGCCCTGTGCCGCATCAGTCCTGCCCTTCTGATTAAGGGACAGCGGTTCACCGATGACGCGCTGATTCGGCTGGTGGGCTACCAACCATCGGCTCGTCGCAAGGGCGCTGCCTCCAGCCGCGCGCTGCGCAGCAACTTCCCTTACACGGTCGGCTTTGCCAAGGCCGTCGAGCGCTTCGAGCTCCTCTTCGGGGACGAGTCTCTGGGTGTGGACGCGAGCGCGCTGGAGGTTCTGAAGGGGGCGCGTGACCTCACTGCGCATGCAAGCGCCAGCGGACAACTCGTAAGCCAAACGATGCACGAGGTCGTTCTCACTTTTGGCAGCCGTCTTTCGCCATGTACTCCCACTCGTCGAGGTAACCGAAGTGAGTTTCTGGGGGGAGCACCTCGGCACAATCCAGAAGGCCACGGAAGAGCATCGGGATGACGTCTCCGCGCAGGCTAGGGGGCTGATCGCAGCGGCACGCGAGCGGTTCGGGCGTCAGTACGAGGGCGTGGACCCAAGCCCCCTGACTGAGCACATGAGCCATTCATTCTGGGAACGAATCACGGGACAGGACGAGTGGGTCCGGCGATGCCTGGCATGTGGCGCGGAAGGGATTGCGCGCCTTCGCGCCGAGAAGCGGGTTGAACGGCGGACTAGCGGACGGACGCGAACGGCCCGCGGCTATAAGGCGGTCAACTTCCGGTGTCACATCTGCAAGTTGGTGCTCGAATCGGAAGCTCTCGTGGACGCCGTACGAGAGTTCGAGAGTAGCTCCGGTGCTGTTGTCATGGAAGGAACGCTACGGGCCAGCACTGACAGTCACTTGACGCTGAATTGAACTGTCCTGCAACACTATTCGGTCAATTGCATGTCTGCTGCGACGTCAGCCACACGAGTCCCACGGGTTGCGCTTCGCAAGGGAAATGGCGGCCTCGAAATGGATAGATGTTCATTGAGCCCCGCCGACAGGTGGGTCGACGGGGCTCAATATGGGCGGGTCTGATCAGTCCCAGGGGTCGGGTGCGTTGAGCAGGTCGTCCGCGTTGGCAGGCTTGGTCGGCTTCGCCGCCTCAGGTGCTGCCGGCTTCGCCTCGGCCTCGTCGTTGGCTTCGGTCTTGACTCCTGCGTCGGCTGCCTCGGCCTCGGCATCTGTGTCAGCCTCGGACACGGTCTCCCCTGTGGGCTCAGCCGCCGGCGCGGAGTCAGCATCGCCCGTGGGCTCCGGCGTGGGCTCGATGTCGGCATGGGATGCATCCGTTGCGGCCTCTGTCGTCACGGTTGCCCGCTCGGACAGAGTGTCCACGTCGTCCCAGGGGTCAGGAGCTGAGAGCAGGTCGTCTCCGGCCGTGGTCGCTGGGGAGGCCTCTGACTCGGTGGGCGCAGAGCCTGCGGCCGTCGCATCCTCGAAGGTCGCTGACTCCTCAGCGGCGGTCGCCTCCTCGGCGGGGGCCTCAGCATCAGGTGCTGCAGGGGTTGCGCCTGCGGGTTCGTCCCACGGGTCGATGGCGTCACTGGCCGCGGGAGCGGCAGGTGCTTCGGAGGGTGCTTCGGCCTCTGCCTCTGCCGGTGCCGCAACGGCTTCGGCACGTGCAGCAGGTGCGGGCTCGTCCCACGGATCGGCGTCATCATTCGCTGCAGAAGAAGCAGGCGCCTCGGTCTGCGACTCAGCGGGTGCGGCCTCGGCGGCGGGTGCAGCCGGGGCAGGAGCCGAGGCTGCGGGTGCTACCGGCTCGTCCCACGGGTCGACGTCGGCACTGGCTGCGGGAGCGGCAGGTGTCGTTGCCTCCTCGGCGGAGGGTGCAGCAGGGCTTGCGGGGGCGGGCTCGTCCCACGGGTCTGCTTCGGCGGCTGATGCCTCGTTGGGCTTGGTCTCGGCGGCAGGTGCCGCCGGGGCAGGCGCCGAAGTTGCGGGTGCGGCGGGCTCGTCCCACGGGTCCGCCTCGGCAGTCGGCGCCTCCGCAGCCTTTGCTTCAGTATCTGAAGCAAAGGCACTCCCCTGGGCGGTACTCGTTGAGGCCTCATCTGCAGCTGTTTCGGACCCATCAGCAACCGCAACTCCTGCAACGGCAGCGCCAGCCGCAGCGGTGCCAGCGGCACCGGCGGGGGAAGCGGAAGGTGCGTCACCGGCATACGCCTCAGACTCGGACGCCACTGAAGCGGCCGCCGCCTCGTCCACGGAAGCGGACTCGGCGTCCTCGTCCTGCCCACGGCGCACCGCAGCAAGGAGCATCTGCGCGACGTCGACGACCTCGACGTCCTCGCCGATTCCTTCGGACTGCTTTGCGGTCAGGCCGTCGGAGATCATGACGCGGCAGAACGGGCAGCCGATGGCGATGCGCTCGGCGCCGGTGGCGAGGGCCTCTTCGGTGCGGTTCATGTTGATGCGACCGCCGAGCTTCTCCTCCATCCACATGCGGGCACCGCCGGCGCCACAGCAGAACGACTTCTCCTTGGAGCGCTCCATCTCGCGCAGCTCGACACCGGGGAGGGCGCCGAGGAGCTCACGCGGCGGGGCATAGACGTTGTTGTGACGACCGAGGTAGCAGGGGTCGTGATAGGTCACGGTCGCTGCAGTCGACGCAGCGTTCTTGGCCGACGAGAAGCCAGGAGCGTCAGCCGGACGAGCCACGGGCACGAGCTTCTTGTCCCGGACCAAACGGTTCAACAACTGTGTGTGGTGGACGACCTCGAACTTGCCGCCGAGGTCGGGGTACTCGTTCTTGATCGTGTTGAAGCAATGGGCGCAGGTGACGACGATCTTCTGGACGCCCATCTCGCCGAACGTCTCGATGTTCTGCTGGGCGAGCATCGAGAAGAGGATCTCGTTGCCGGCGCGGCGGGCCGAGTCGCCGGTGCACGTCTCGCCATCGCCCAACACAGCGAAGGAGACACCAGCGGTGTCGAGCAGCTCGGCAACGGCGCGAGTGGTCTTCTTGGCGCGGTCCTCGTAGGCACCAGCGCAACCGACCCAGAAGAGGTAGTCGACCTCGTCGGCCGATTCAATGTCCTTGCCCAGGATCTTGACCTCGAACGGCAGGTCCTTGGCCCAGTCGAGGCGGGCGCGCGAGCCCATGCCCCACGGGTTGCCCTTGGACTCGAGGTTCTTGAAGAGGCCACCGAGCTCGGACGGGAAGGCCGACTCGATGAGCGTCTGATAGCGGCGCATGTCGACGATGGCGTCGACATGCTCGATGTCGACGGGGCACTGCTCGACGCAGGCGCCACAGGTGGTGCAGGACCACAGGACGTCCAGGTCGATGACGGCATCCGGACCATGCGGGTTGTATGCCGTGAGCGGGTTCCGGATGTCGTAGCCCGTGTCGCCGATGAGGGGAACTTCCGCGAGTGCCGTCGTGGCTGCGGGCAGTGACGCGCGCGCCTCCTCGGACGCGAGCAGCCAGGGCGACTTCGCGTTGGCGTGGTCGCGCAGCGTCATCATGAGCAGCTTGGGGGAGAGCGGCTTGTCGGTGTTCCACGCGGGGCACTGTGACTGGCAGCGACCGCACTCGGTGCAGGTGGAGAAGTCGAGCAGGCCCTTCCAGGTGAAGTCCTCGACCTTGCCCACGCCCAACACCGGCTCAGCCGACTCATCCTCGTTCTCCGAGGCGGCCTCCATGGCCTCCATCGAGAACGGCTGACCGTCGCCCATCGTCATCGGCTTGAGGTTGCCCAGGGCGGTGCCGCCGGAGGACTCGCGCTTGAACCAGATATTGGGGAAGGCGAGGAAGCGGTGCCACGCGACACCCATCGTCGGGGTGAGCGAGATGGTGATCATCCACGCGAACGAGATGATGATCTTGATGGTGGCGACGATGACGATGACCGTCTTGATGCCGTCGAGCGAGAGTCCGGAGAAGATGCCGGACAGCCATCCGGTCAGCGGGAAGTGCAGCGCCAGACCTTCGCCCGGGTTCTCGATCTTGGTGAGGGCGGCCTCGAGGACGCGCAGCGCGAGGATGCAGAGCGTGACGCCGAGGATCGTGAACTCGACGTAGTAGGCCTGCCACCAGTTCGACCCGAAGAAGCGTGAGCGGCGACCCTGCTCACCCTCAGCCGAGCGCGGGTGCTTCATCTGACGGATCGCAATCAGCACGACGATGCCGATGAGACCGGTCCACGCAAAGAACTCGGTGACCCACTCATAGGGCGGGAAGTGTCCGATGATGGGCAGCTGCCACTCGGGCTCGATGAGCTGGCCGAACGCCGTGACGAGCGTCCCGAACAGCAACATGAACGACAGGGCGGTGAACCAGTGCGCGACCGCGACGACCGGCAGCCGAGACATGCGGGTGTGGCCGAGGAACTCCTTGGCCAGCGTCCACGAGCGTGCCAGAGGAGCGTCCGTTCGGCGCGGATCCGCCTGTCCCACACGGTAGAGCGCGACGAAGCGCCCGATCTGGCGGAAGAGGAGGGCCCACCCGATGAGCATCAGCGGGAAGCAGATGGCGGAGGCAACGATCTGGAGCGCGGACATGCGGGCAACTCTACTGACGACTAAGCGTGCGCATACCTTTGAGTGACCCCCCTCGCAGCAGTTGTGGCAGGACTCACGAGTCGTCAGTTGAGGGTCTGCTGCGGGGAACCGGAGCCCGCTCACCAGTCCACTTGTCAGTGATTGCTTGTGCTGATTGATAACTCAATGTTTGAATAGGCATAAGTGCGGCCCTGACCGGGCTGTCCCCGAGACCTGACACGGAGAACTCAATGCCCATCCTTGACGACGTCACCCAGGCAGTCGGCAACACGCCCCTCGTGCGGATCAACCGCATCATCGAGACCGGTGACACGGGCACGATCGTTGCCGCGAAGCTCGAGTTCTACAGCCCGGCCAGCTCGGTCAAGGACCGCATCGGTGTCGCGATCGTCGACGCGGCCGAGGCGTCGGGCGAGCTCCCCGCCGGCGGCACGATCGTCGAGGCCACGTCGGGCAACACCGGCATCGCCCTCGCGATGGTCGGCGCGGCCCGCGGCTACAAGGTCGTCCTCGCCATGCCCGAGTCGATGTCCAAGGAGCGCCGCGCCCTGCTGCGGGCCTTTGGCGCCGAACTCGTCCTCACCGACCCCGCGCTGGGCATGAAGGGCGCCGTCGCGAAGTCGGACGAGATCGTGGCCGAGCGTGAGGGTGCTGTCCTCGCCCGCCAGTTCGCCAACGAGGCCAACCCCGCGATCCACCGCAAGACCACGGCCGAGGAGATCTGGCGCGACACCGACGGCAAGGTCGACATCGTCATCGCTGGCATTGGCACCGGTGGCACGATCACCGGCGTGGGCCAGGTCCTCAAGGAGCGCAAGCCCGAGGTCCAGATCGTTGCCGTTGAGCCCGAGGAGTCCGCGATCCTCAATGGTGGTGCCCCCGGCCCGCACAAGATCCAGGGCATCGGCGCCAACTTCGTCCCCGAGATCCTCGACACCGAGATCTATGACGAGGTCATCGACATCAACGCCGCGACCTCGGTGGAGTGGGCCCGCAAGGCTGCCACCCAGGAAGGCCTGCTCGTCGGCATCTCCTCGGGTGCTGCTCTCGCCGCCGCCAACCAGGTCGCGACCCGCCCCGAGAACGCCGGCAAGACCATCGTCGTGATCATCCCGAGCTTCGGCGAGCGCTACCTCTCGACCATCCTCTTCGAGGGTCTCGTCGACTGATTATCCGAACTCACACAGTGCTCACCTCCCCGCCTTCGCGTATGCCGTTCGCTCGCCTGCGCTCCCGCCTCCAGCGGGCTGCGGCGAGCGTTCGAGAGGACGTCGACGCCGCGATCGCCCGCGATCCGGCCGCGGCATCACGCTCCGACCTCGTGCTGAATTCGCCTGGCCTGCACGCGATCTGGTCCTACCGGCTCGCCCACAAGCTGTGGCTGCGCCCGCACCTCAAGCCCGTGGCGCGCACGCTCTCGACGGCAACGCGCGCAATCACCGGGGTTGAGATCCACCCGGGCGCCACCATCGGCAAACGCTTCTTCATCGACCACGGCATGGGTGTCGTCATCGGCGAGACCGCGGAGGTTGGTGACGACGTGATGCTCTATCACGGCGTCACCCTGGGTGGCCGGTCACTGGCCAAAATCAAGCGTCACCCCACCGTGGGTGACCGAGTCACCATCGGTGCCGGCGCCCGGATCCTCGGACCCATCGACGTCGGCGACGACGTGCAGATCGGGGCCAATTCCGTTGTCGTCAAGGACATCCCGCATGGCGCGATCGCCACGGGCATCCCTGCCACGGTGCGTTTCCCCGGACACCCCGGTGAGGATCCCTACGAGGCGCTCTTTGGCGAGCCGGCCCTCTTCATCTGACCGCCCAGGTGTTGCCGTAGGCGCAGAACGCCTCTGCGCCAGCGACATTCGCGGCCACCTCCCGCAGGGCTGTCGCCACATCTGTTCCAGCGACCAGCCGCTCGTGCAGCTCGCACATGGCCGCCGCGGCCACGTCGTCGTGGATCGGGTTGGTCGCCGCGACGACGCATTGCACACCCAGGCTGAGGAGGGCCGCTGCCAACCCGAGGGGCTCGTCACCGGTGCGTCCCCGACTGCGGCCGACGTCGCATGCCGACAGAATGACTAGCTCCGCGGCGAGAGGTGAGGTGAGCTCGTGCGCGAAGACGGGCCCGTCGCCCATGTCGAGGCTCGAGAAGAGCGGGCTCTGGTCGACGTGGTGCCCGTGAGCGGCGAGGTGGACGACGCTCGCCGAGGTGAGCGCGGAGCGCACGTCCGCGCTCACGGCATACCCCGTTGTCGTTGTCGCGGAAGGCGATTTGGTATGCCGCCCCCACGCCTTCTCGACTGCGCTCACCTCGCCCTGGGCACGGGGAAGGCCGGGGCCGGCGAGGGCGACGACGTCAGGTGAGCGACCTGCTGTGACGCCGCGTCTGGCCCACGCAGTGACGGATGGTGCCGCGATGACGGGGCTGTTCCTGAGCGCGGGGAGGGCCCGCCAGGGGATCGAGGCGAGACCGACAGTGGGCACGATGACGACGGTGCCGCTGGCGAGGTCAAGACCCCCCAGGAGCATCTCGTCGACGCGGTGCACCGAGGATTCACGGGCGCCTGCGAGGAAGGCGGCCATGGACGGCCGCGCCAATGCCATGGCCCGGGCATCGGCGACTGCCCGGCTGGCTGCTGCGGCAACGTCGGCGGTCGGGCCGATGACACTCTGGTGGATCTGCGAACCGACCACCAGTCGCACGACCGTCCCGCGCACTTCGTGGAAGGTCACGACGGTCACAT contains the following coding sequences:
- a CDS encoding (Fe-S)-binding protein → MSALQIVASAICFPLMLIGWALLFRQIGRFVALYRVGQADPRRTDAPLARSWTLAKEFLGHTRMSRLPVVAVAHWFTALSFMLLFGTLVTAFGQLIEPEWQLPIIGHFPPYEWVTEFFAWTGLIGIVVLIAIRQMKHPRSAEGEQGRRSRFFGSNWWQAYYVEFTILGVTLCILALRVLEAALTKIENPGEGLALHFPLTGWLSGIFSGLSLDGIKTVIVIVATIKIIISFAWMITISLTPTMGVAWHRFLAFPNIWFKRESSGGTALGNLKPMTMGDGQPFSMEAMEAASENEDESAEPVLGVGKVEDFTWKGLLDFSTCTECGRCQSQCPAWNTDKPLSPKLLMMTLRDHANAKSPWLLASEEARASLPAATTALAEVPLIGDTGYDIRNPLTAYNPHGPDAVIDLDVLWSCTTCGACVEQCPVDIEHVDAIVDMRRYQTLIESAFPSELGGLFKNLESKGNPWGMGSRARLDWAKDLPFEVKILGKDIESADEVDYLFWVGCAGAYEDRAKKTTRAVAELLDTAGVSFAVLGDGETCTGDSARRAGNEILFSMLAQQNIETFGEMGVQKIVVTCAHCFNTIKNEYPDLGGKFEVVHHTQLLNRLVRDKKLVPVARPADAPGFSSAKNAASTAATVTYHDPCYLGRHNNVYAPPRELLGALPGVELREMERSKEKSFCCGAGGARMWMEEKLGGRINMNRTEEALATGAERIAIGCPFCRVMISDGLTAKQSEGIGEDVEVVDVAQMLLAAVRRGQDEDAESASVDEAAAASVASESEAYAGDAPSASPAGAAGTAAAGAAVAGVAVADGSETAADEASTSTAQGSAFASDTEAKAAEAPTAEADPWDEPAAPATSAPAPAAPAAETKPNEASAAEADPWDEPAPASPAAPSAEEATTPAAPAASADVDPWDEPVAPAASAPAPAAPAAEAAPAESQTEAPASSAANDDADPWDEPAPAARAEAVAAPAEAEAEAPSEAPAAPAASDAIDPWDEPAGATPAAPDAEAPAEEATAAEESATFEDATAAGSAPTESEASPATTAGDDLLSAPDPWDDVDTLSERATVTTEAATDASHADIEPTPEPTGDADSAPAAEPTGETVSEADTDAEAEAADAGVKTEANDEAEAKPAAPEAAKPTKPANADDLLNAPDPWD
- the cysK gene encoding cysteine synthase A, which gives rise to MPILDDVTQAVGNTPLVRINRIIETGDTGTIVAAKLEFYSPASSVKDRIGVAIVDAAEASGELPAGGTIVEATSGNTGIALAMVGAARGYKVVLAMPESMSKERRALLRAFGAELVLTDPALGMKGAVAKSDEIVAEREGAVLARQFANEANPAIHRKTTAEEIWRDTDGKVDIVIAGIGTGGTITGVGQVLKERKPEVQIVAVEPEESAILNGGAPGPHKIQGIGANFVPEILDTEIYDEVIDINAATSVEWARKAATQEGLLVGISSGAALAAANQVATRPENAGKTIVVIIPSFGERYLSTILFEGLVD
- the cysE gene encoding serine O-acetyltransferase, producing the protein MPFARLRSRLQRAAASVREDVDAAIARDPAAASRSDLVLNSPGLHAIWSYRLAHKLWLRPHLKPVARTLSTATRAITGVEIHPGATIGKRFFIDHGMGVVIGETAEVGDDVMLYHGVTLGGRSLAKIKRHPTVGDRVTIGAGARILGPIDVGDDVQIGANSVVVKDIPHGAIATGIPATVRFPGHPGEDPYEALFGEPALFI